The Kineococcus rhizosphaerae genome segment GGCGGTCGCCATGGTTGAGATTGCCTACACGCGGATGATGCTGCGCCGGTTGACCAGGCCGGCGCAGCCCTCACCGCACATCTAAAACAGTCACTCAGCAGGCATGAGGTCCTCGCTCACGTGGGGAGTGAGGGCGAGCGTAGTTGACACGGGAGCCGACCGTGACGTTGACTGGCCGGACCATCCAGAGCGGCCGAGAGACTTGGCTCGACGACGCCGCAGCAACCCCCCTCGAGGGTCGGTGCTTCCGCCAAGGACGATGGAGGACGCGTTGCCCGGCCCCAAGCCGTTGTTGCTCAACCTGTTCGAGATGAACTGCGTGAGCCACATCACTCACGGGCTGTGGCGGTTGCCCGGCAACCACCGCCACGAGTTCAACGACATCGGCTACTGGACGACGCTGGCCCGGCTCGCCGAGGAGGCGCAGTTCGACGCCGTGTTCCTCGCCGACGTCCTCGGGGCGTACGACGTGTACCGCGACGGCCCGCAGACGGCGCTGCGCGAGGGTCTGCAGATCCCCAGCAACGACCCGATGCTCGTGGTGCCCGCGATGGCCGCGGTGACCGAGCACCTCGGGTTCGGGGTGACCTCCTCCACCAGCTACGAACCACCGTTCCCCTTCGCGCGCCGGATGAGCACGCTGGACCACCTCACGAAGGGGCGCGTCGGCTGGAACGTGGTGACGAGCTACCTGCCGAACGCGGCGCGCAACTTCGGTCTGTCCGGGCAGATCGAGCACGCCGAGCGGTACCGGATCGCGGACGAGTTCATGGAGGTCGTCTACAAGCTCTGGGAGGGTTCCTGGGACGCCGACGCCGTGGTCGCCGACCGCGAGCGGGGCGTCGTCGTCGAACCGGACCGGGTGCGGCCGATCGACCACGAGGGCACCTGCTACCGGGTCGCCGGCCCGCACCTGTCCTCCCCCTCCCGGCAGCGCACGCCGCTGGTCATCCAGGCGACGGCCTCGGCCGACGGGATCGAGTTCGCCGGCCGGCACGCCGAACTGGTCTTCACCGGCGGCCCGGACCACGCCACCGTCAAGCGCACGATCGCCGCGGTCCGCGCCGCGGCCGAACGCAACGGCCGTGACCCGCTGAGCGTGAAGTTCGTCGTGCAGGCCACGGTCGTCACGGGCCACACCGAGTCCGACGTCGTCGCCAAGCTCGCCGCGCACGCGCGGTACGACAGCCTCGAGGGCAGGCTCGCGCACGCCTCGCTGCCCTTCGACCCGCTGGCTCACCCCGCCGACCGCACGGTGGGCGACGCGCTGGCGCTCGAGGGCCGGCTGGACCACCCCGGCGCGGCGCACCTGCCGTGGCAGCGCAGCGTGGGTGACTTCACCGCCGCCCTCGCCCGCCGGGAACGCACGTTCGCGGCCGTCGGCACCCCCGACGCCGTCGTCGCCCAGATCGAGCACTGGCTCGACGACGTCGGCATCGACGGCATCAACCTCACCCAGCAGCACAGCTACGGGACCCTGCAGGACTTCGCCGAACTCGTCGGCCCGAGGTTGCGCGAGCGCGGCCGCCGGCCCGACGGGTACGTCCCGGGCCAGACGCTGCGCGAACGCCTCGGCGGCAGCGGCCCGCTGCTGCCCGACGACCACACCGGCGCCCGGTTCCGCCGTGCCGCCGTCCCCACCCCCTGACGCCAGGAGCCCCGACATGCCCACCCCGTTCCACGTGTTCCTGGAGGTCGACGGCGGAGGCTGGCACCCCGCCGCCTGGCGCCGTTCCCGCACCACCCCGGACCAGGTGTTCTCCCCGGCCCGCCTGAAGGAGTTCGCCGTCACCGCGCAGGCGCAGGGCCTGACCGGGCTGACGTTCGAGGACTCCACGGAGCCGAACCCGCGCAACCCCGTCGGTCACCTCGACGCGGTGCAGCGCGCGGCCTTCCTGGCCGGGACGACCGACGCGATCGGGCTGCTCCCCGTCGCCGCGACGACGTACTCCGAGCCGTTCCACGTGGCCGCGCAGATCGCCTCCCTGGACCACTCCAGCCGGGGCCGGGCGGGGTGGATCGCGACGACCTCGCCCGCCGCGGCCGCGCGCAGCGTGAACCTGCCCGTCGAGGCCGACCCCGCCGGCGAGCTGGCCGACGTGGTCCGCACCGTCCGCGCGCTGTGGGATTCCTGGGAGGACGACGCGGTGATCCGCGACGTCGCCACGGGCCGCTACGTCGACCGCGACCGGTTGCACTACGTGGACGTCGAGACCGACTCCTTCTCCGTGAAGGGCCCGCTGACCGTCCCGCGGTCCCCGCAGGGCCAGTCCGTCGTCGCCGTCCACGCACGGGACCTGACCCCGGGCACCGCGGCCGACGTCGTGTTCAGCGGGGACGAGCGGGCCCGCCGCACCGCGGGTGGGCCGCTCGTCGTGCTCGACGTCGAGGTCGCCCTCGACACCGAGGCCCACCCGGCGGCGGACCGCCTCACGGCCCTGGACGCCGACGCGACGGCCCCGGACCGGGGCCGGATCCGCTGGTCGGGGTCGGGTGAAGGTTTCGCCCGGTACTTGAGCGACCTGGCCGGTTCCGTCGACGGCGTCCGGGTGCACGCCGCGGTCCTCGACGAGGACCTGCGCACGCTGCTGCGCACGACGTTCCCCGCCCTGCGCGTCGCCCGTCTGCTGCAGCCGCCGACCGCCGGGGCGACCCTGCGGTCCACGTTGGGCCTGGCCCGACCCGCCAACCAGTTCGCGACGGCCTGAGGACCTTCCCCCATGACTGACGACACGACCGAACTCCGCTACCCCGACGCCGTCGTCCGCTTCGGCGTGTTCTTCCAGGGCGTCAACCACAGCACCATCTGGTCGGACCCCCGCAGCGGTTCCCAACTGCACCACTCGACGTTCACGCAGCTGGCCCAGACCGCCGAACGCGGGTTGTTCGACGCGTTCTTCCTCGGCGAGGGCCTGCGGCTGCGCGAGCAGCGCGGCAAGATCCACGACCTCGACGTCGTGGGCCGTCCCGACGCCCTGACCGAGCTGGCGACGCTCGCGGGGCTCACCTCGAAGATCGGTCTGGTCGCCACCCAGAACACGACGTACAACGACCCGGCCGACCTCGCCCGCCGTCTCGCCTCGCTGGACGTGCTGTCCGGCGGCCGCGCCGCGTGGAACGTCGTGACGACCGACAACGCGTGGACGGGCGCGAACTTCCGCCGCGGTGGGTACCTCGACCACGCGGACCGGTACGAACGCGCCGAACGCTTCGTGAACCTGGCCAAGCGCGTGTGGGACAGCTGGAACGGCGACGGTTTCGACGCGGTCGCCTCCGACGACCGGTTCTTCGACGTCGAGTTCACCCCGACCGTGCCGCGCAGCGCGCAGCAGCACCCCGTCCTGTTCCAGGCCGGAGACTCCCCCGCGGGCCGCGACTTCGCCACCCGCACCGCGGACGTGATCTTCTCCCGGCACGGCACCGACCACGCCGACGCGCTCGCCTTCGCCGACGACATCCGGCGCCGGACCGTCGCGGCCGGCCGCCCCGAGGGGGACGTGCTCATCCTGCCGGGGACGCAGATCGTCGTGGCCGACACCGAGGCCGAGGTCGAGGAGAAGGCCCGCTGGGTCCTCGAGCAGCAGGTCACCCCCGCCACCGCGCTGTCCCTCGTGGGCCAGGTGTGGGGCGAGGACCTGTCCGGCTACGACCCCGACGGTCCGCTGCCGGCGCACGACCCGGTCATCGAGGACATCGACGGGACGCGCGGGGCCCACCGCGCGGGCGCGAACGCGCGGAGCCTGGCGCAGCAGTGGCGGGCGGTCGCCGAGGAGAACAAGTTCTCGCTGCGCGAACTGGTCCTGCACCACTCCTCCGAGCGCGGTTTCGCGGGGACCGCCTCGCAGCTGGCCGACGAACTCACCTTCTGGGTGCGTTCGGGCGCCAGCAACGGTTTCAACATCACGCCGTACCTGGTCCCGAGCGGGCTGGACGACATCGTCGACCAGCTCGTCCCGGCGCTGCAAGACCGCGGCGCCTACCCGATCGAGTACGTCGGGGACACCCTGCGCGAGCACCTCGGCCTGCGGGCGCCCCTCACCCGCCGCTGACCGCGTTACCGGCTGCTCCCCCGCGCCGAAGGCACACCTCGCGCCCTGATCACCAGCAGTTCAGGGCGCGAGGTGTGCCTTCGGCGGGATTCGGGGGCGGTGGGCGTCAGGGGCGGTGCGAGGTCTCGGTGCGCAGGAGCGCGCCGAGGTACGCCGCGATCTCCCCGGGACCCGACCGCGGCGCGACGGCCTCGACGGCGGGGTTGTAGTTCGTGTTCGTGTTGACGTCGTACGTCACCGTGCGCCCGTCGGCGGTCTCCAGGAACTCGATCCCGGCGATCTCGATGCCGGCCCCGCGCAGCAGGTCCTCGTACCGCTTCACGAGCGGGGTGTCCGCGGTGATCTCCTCGCGCAGCGAGAACAACCCTTGCGGCGAGTCGACGACGCACGCCTCGAGCGTCTGCCCGGAGGTCGGGACCTCGCAGGCGTCGGCGGGGCACAGTTCGAAGCTCCCCGCGGAGGTGTCGACGCGCACCGCGTAGACGAAGCGGCCCCCGACGAACTCGGCGCGCGTGATGAACGGCTGGGCCGAGCGCAGGTACTCCTGCAGCAGGGTGATCCCGTCGGCCGGTTCCTCGAAGTCCGGCGAGGCGACGTACGCGTCGAACTCGTCGTGCGTGTCGAAGCGCCGGACGCCCAGGCCCTTGCCACCCTGGTTGTGCTTGGTGATGAACGGCGCCTCGAGCTCACGGGCACGCGTCGACAGGTCGTCGCGGCCGAACACGGCGAGCGTGCGGGGGACGTCGAACCCGTTGCGGCGCAGCAGGGCGTGCTGCGCAACCTTGCTCACTTCGAGCTCCACCACACGGGACCCACCCACGACACGCCGCCCCCACCCCTCCAGCCAGGCGACCACGGCGCGCGTGTACTCCTTGGTGCGGGCGTTGCCCCGGGTGTGCGCGGACGCGCTCAGGCGCGACCAGTAGACGCCCGGGGCCGGTTCAGCGTCCAGGTCGAGGGAACCGTCGGTGAGCAGCACCTCCTGGAACGGGACGCCGGCGGCGCGCAGGGCCGCCTCGAAGGGCGGGAACCACTCCGGGTTCTCGTGGACGACGTGCACGCGGGGTTCGGCGTCGGCGGCGAAGCTCCACCGACGGGTGTCCTCGACGACGGTCATGCGGTTCCTCCGGGGGTTCGGGAGCTCTCGGTCCAGGGTGCCACCCCGGCCAGGGAACCACCTCCCGCGGTGGGTCCGCCCGACAGCCGGCATGGAAGCGCTTCACCACCCGGGACGGTCCGTGCGGGCGGTCCGGCGCTTGGAGAAACCCGCTCCGGTGGGATAGTTTCGAACCGTCCATCCAGAGCGACCGAGAGACCTGGCTCGTCGACGTCGCAGCAACCCCCCGACCCGTCGGGCGAGGGTGCTTCCGCCAGGACCGATGGGAGTCGCGAGATGAGTGCCCGCACCGCACCCGGGAGCCTGCTGGTCCGCCGGCGCCACGTCGACCTGGGTCGTCTGAGCTCGGCGGTCTGTGCGGGGGTCTGACCCCCGTCCGTCGCGGCCCCGCCCGCGGACGTCCCCTGCGCCGGTGTCGGCGCGGACCTCCGGAGCACCCCCTTGTCACGCACTCCCCCGTCCCCATCACCGTCCCGTTCCCTCGGCGTCGTCGGTGCCGGTCCGCGGACCCTCGTCCTCCTGCAGCGTCTCGGCGCCCAGCACGCCGCGGCCGACGACGGGTCCGTCCTCGACGTCCACGTGGTGGACCCGTACGACTCCGGCGCCGGCCGGGTGTGGCGCCAGGCCCAGGACCCGTTGCTGTGGATGAACTCGCGGGCCGCGGACATCAGCGTCCTGCCCGACGAGTCCGTCACCGGCCTGGCCGAACCCGTGCTGCGCGGCCCGTCGCTGGCCGGGTGGGTCCACGAGAACCGCGCCGACCTCGTGCACGACGCGGCCGCCGCCGGTGACGACCTGCTGCGCGAGGAGGTGCTGCGCCACGAACCCGGGTCCTTCACCTCGCGCCGCCTCGCCAGCGGGTACTTCGCCGACGCGTGGGCCCGCACGCTGGCCGGGCTGCCCGCGGGGGTGCGGGTCCACCGGCACGCCCGGACCGTCCTGGACCTGACCGACGACCCCCGCGACGGCCGTCAGGTGCTGCACCTGGCCGGGCAGGAGGAGACCCTGACGGTCGACGCGGTGCTGCTCGTCCAGGGGCACCTCGACGTCCGGCCCGGTCCCCGCGAACGGCGCATCGCGACGTTCGCCCGCACCCACGGCCTGGCCTACGTGCGCCCGGGCTACACCGGCGACCAGGACCTCGACGTCCTGCGCCCGGGCTCGGACGTCGTCGTGGTCGGCATGGGCCTGGCCTTCGTCGACCTCGTGGTGCGCCTGACCGAGGGCCGCGGCGGGCGGTTCACGGAACGCCCGGACGGCTCCCTGGACTACCACCCCAGCGGCCGGGAACCGCGGCTGCACGTCGGCTCGCGACGCGGCGTCCCGTACCGCTCGAAGATCGGTTACGAGACCCCGAAGGACCTCGGGCTGCCGCGCCACTACTCGGCGCAGACCGTCGCGGACCTGCACGGGGACGCCCCGCTGGACCTGCGGGCGGACCTGTGGCCGCTGATCGTCAAGGAACTGGCCGGGGCCCACTACCGCGAGCTGTTCCGCAGCCACCCCGGACGCACCGCGCTGGCCGCGGCCGAGTTCGACGCCCGGTTCTCCCGCGCGGCCTGGGGCTCGGCCGAGGTCGACGACCTCGTCGAACGCTCCGTCCCCGACCCCGCCGACCGCTTCGACGCCGCCGAGCTGGACCGGCCGCTGGACGGGTGGTGGGGGACGTCCGGGGACGAGGTCCACGAGCGCGTCCTGCAGCACCTCGAGGACGACCGGACCCGGCGGGCCGATGCGCGCCACTCCCCCGACGCCGCGGTCGTCGCGGCCCTGCTGTCCGCCTACGTCGTGACCGCCGGTCTGCACGCCGCCGGGCGGCTCAACGCCCGGTCCTCGGCCCTGGACGTCGACGGCTGGTGGCACGGGTTCTTCAGCTACGTCGCCAGCGGGCCGCCGCCGCAGCGGTTGCGGCAGCTGTCCGCCCTGGCCCGCGCCGGACTGCTGCGGTTCCTCGGGGCCGGGCTGAACGTCGTCGCCGACCCCGGGGCGGGCTCGTTCACCGCCAGCTCGGACAGCGGGCCCCACGAGGTGCGGGCGCAGGGCCTCGTCGAGGCGCGGTTGCCCGTCCCGGACCTGGAGCGCACCTCTGACGTGCTGCTGACGCGGCTGCGCGAACGCGGCGACGTGCGGGCCCACCAGGTCCTCGACGGTGAGACCCGGCTGTCGAACGGCCGGCTCGTCGTGGACGGCCGGGGCCGGCTGGTCCGCGACGACGGGTCCCCGCACCCGCGCCGCTTCGCCACGGGGGCCTGGGTCTCGGGCGAGGGCGCCGCCGCGGCGTTCGCCCGGCCGGGCACGAACGCCGAGCTCTTCCGGCGGGCCGACCGGCTCGCCGCGGACCTGCTGCGGGCCGGGACCTCTGCGCCCCCCACGCCCCGCTCCGTGCCCACCGCCCTGTCCGAACTCCCAGGAGACCGTCGATGAGCGAGACGACTCGCACCGGCACCGCCCCCAGCCGCTCGCTGGCGACCGAGGAACCCGCGGGGGCTGTCAAGGTCCTGCCCGCACGCCACCCGTGGCGGTGGGTCGCGACGGCGGTCGTCGCGGTGGTCGCGGCGATGGCCGTCAACGCCCTCGTGACGAACCCCGCGTGGGAGTGGCCCACGGTCGGTGAGTTCCTGTTCTCCGCCACGATCCTGGAATCGATGTGGCTGACCGTGAAGCTGACCATCGTCGGCACGGCCATCGGTCTCGTGCTGGGCACGGTGCTGGCGCTCATGCGGATGTCGAAGAACCCCCTGCTGCAGGGTGTCAGCTTCGCCTACATCAGCGTCTTCCGCTCGGTCCCGCTGATCCTGCAGCTCCTGTTCTGGTTCAACCTGGCGATCCTCTACAAGAACATCGGGTTCGGGGTCCCCTTCGGGCCGCAGTTCTGGACCTTCTCGACCCAGAACCTCATCGCTCCGCTCACCGCCGCGTTCCTCGGCCTGGGCCTGCACCAGGCCGCCTACTTCGCGGAGATCGTCCGTTCCGGGTTCCTGGCGATCGACCCGGGTCAGCGCGAGGCGGCGGCCGCGCTGGGGATCCCCCAGTTCCGGCAGTTCTGGCGCATCCAGCTCCCGCAGGCCCTGCGGATCATCGTCCCCACCACCGGCAACGAGATCATCGGTCTGCTCAAGGGCACGTCGGTCGTCTACATCATGGCGCTGCCCGAGCTCTTCTACCAGGTGCAGGTCGTGTACAACCGCACCGGCCGGGTCATCCCGTTGCTCCTCGTGGCCGCGATCTGGTACTTCGTCCTCACCACCGTGCTGTCCATCGCGCAGTGGTTCGTCGAGCGCTACTACGGCCGCGGCAGCGACCGGAACCAGACCGAGCTCCCGCTGCTGAAGCTCGTCCGCACCGTGCGGGCCGCCCGCACCCGTCGCCCGGGGGTCTCCCGATGAGCACGCCGACCCTGAACCGTCCGGCGTCCGGTACCGTCGTCAGGCTCGAGGGCGTCCACAAGCGCTTCGGCGCGCTCGAGGTCCTGCGCGGCGTCGACCTGTCGGTGGCCGCCGGCACCGTCACCGTCGTGCTCGGCGCCTCCGGCTCGGGCAAGTCCACGCTGCTGCGCACCATCAACCACCTCGAGAAGGTCGACGCGGGCGTCGTCGAGGTCAACGGTGAGCTCATCGGCTACAAGCGCGCCGGAAACCACCTGCGCGAGCTGCACGAGCGCGAGGTGCTGCGCCAGCGGTCGAACATCGGGTTCGTCTTCCAGCACTTCAACCTGTTCCCGCACCTGACGGTCCTGGAGAACGTCGTCGAGGCCCCCGTCTCGGCGCAGCGGCGCAAGCGGTCCGAGGTCGAGGCCGAGGCGCGCGCACTGCTCGAGCGCGTGGGCCTGGCCGACAAGTCCGGCGAGTACCCGCGCCGCCTGTCCGGCGGCCAGCAGCAGCGCGTGGCCATCGCCCGTGCGCTCGCTCTCAAGCCCTCCCTGGTCCTGTTCGACGAACCGACGTCGGCGCTGGACCCCGAACTCGTCGGTGAGGTGCTGGACGTCATCCGCGACCTCGCCGCGTCCGGCACGACCATGGTGGTCGTCACCCACGAGATCGGCTTCGCCCGGGAGGTCGCCGACCGCGTGCTGTTCATGCACGAAGGCGTCGTCCTCGAGGAAGGGACCCCCACCGAGGTCTTCGACCACCCGCGGCACGAGCGCACCCGCTCGTTCCTCGCGAAGGTCCTCTGAACCACCCAGCCCCACCCCGGTCCGGCGCGAACGCCGGACCGCCCTGTCGGCCTGCCACGAGGCAGGTCCGCAAACCCGAGGAGAACCCCTTGATCAGCCGTCGAACCTGGCTCCTGTCGCTGGCCGCGACCCCGCTCGTCCTGGCCGCCTGCGGCGACGGGACCGACCCGGCGACCGCTCCCGCGTCCACCTCCAGCGCCTCCGGCGGCACCGCGGTCGACACCAGCCCGGCCCAGAAGGGCCGCATCACCGTCGAGGCCGTGCCGGAGATCGCCGCCAAGGTCCCCCAGGCGATCAAGGACCGCGGGACGCTCGTCATCGGCACCACCGGCAACGGCGCCCCGCCGCTGAGCTTCAAGGCCGACGACGACAAGACCGTCATCGGGATCGAACCCGACATCGCCCTCCTCGTGGCCGGTGTCCTGGGCCTCGAGCCCGACATCCAGGCCACCAGCTGGGAGAACCTGTTCCTGTCGATGGACTCCGGCCAGTACGACGTCGGGTTCTCGAACATCACCGTCACCGAGGAGCGCAAGGAGAAGTACGACTTCGCGTCCTACCGCGTCGACACCCTCGCCTGGGAGGTCGCGAAGGACTCCACGATCACCTCGATCGAGGAGCCCAAGGACATCGCGGGGCTGACCGTCTCGGTCGGTTCGGGCACCAACCAGGAGAAGGTCCTGCTGAACTGGAACGAGCAGCTCAAGGCCGCCGGCGAGAAGGAGGCCACGATCCAGTACTACCAGCAGGCCTCCGACACCTACCTGGCGCTGAAGTCGGGCCGCATCGTCGCGAACTTCGGGCCGAACCCGACCGCCGCCTACCACGCGCTGGTCTCCGGTGACACGAAGATCGTCGGAACCGTCCCCGGCGGCGGCACCATCGTCGCCGACATCGCGGCGACGACGAAGAAGGACAACGGGCTCGTCCAGGCCCTCGCCGACGCGCTGAACCACCTCATCTCCAGCGGCGCCTACGGCAAGACCCTCGAACGCTGGAACCTCGCCGACGAGGCCGTGAAGACGTCCGAGATCAACCCGCCCGGGTTGCCCAAGACCGACTGAGCGGCCCGTGCGCGACGGCCCGTCCACCCTGCGGTGGGCGGGCCGTCGCGCGTGCGCTCCCGTCGAGGCCCCCTACGGTAAGCCCCACGGGGACGACGAAGGGCCGGGGGATCGTCGTGACGATCCCCCGGCCCCGTGCCCGGACGGTTTCCGGGCGGGTTCAGTCCCCGCGCCGGCGCGCCACCAGGTGCCAGTGCGACACCCCGGTCACCTCGTCCACGACGTCGCCACCGACGTCCAGCAGGTCGCACCCGCTGGCCAGCAGCGCCCCCCGCACGAGGTCGCGGTCGAGCCGCAACAGCCCCGGGGCGGCGGGCGCACCGACGGGTGCGAGCAGGGAGATCGCTCCCCCGGCGTGCACGGACGACGTCAGCGCCGCGACGTCCGCCACGACCTGCGCGAGGGTCCCCCGCGCGGGCAGGACGTCGTGGCACAGGACGAGGTCGAACGACCCCGACCCGCCGGCCCGGTGGTGGGTGATGGCGGCCAGCGCGGCGACGTCGTCGAGGTCGGCGTCGACGGTGCGGACCAGGTGCGCCACCCCGGCTTCGGCGGCCCGCTCCTGGGCCGCGGCCAGCGCCCGCCCCGAGGAGTCCAGCACGGTGACGTCGTGTCCGAGGCGGGCCAGCTCGACGGCGTCCCGGCCGTCGCCGCCGCCGGCGTCCAGCACGCGCAGCGGCGCCTGCCCCGGGGCCGCGAGCGCACCACCCAGCGTGTCGGCCACCAGGGCGCGACGGGACCGGGTGCCCGTCCTCACGCAGGGACCTCGGGGGTGCGGAACTGCTCGAGGCGGGCACGACGGACCCAGCCGGCGACCCGGCCGTCCACCAGGACCCACGCCGCGGGGGCCGCGCCCAGCGCCTGCCACGCCTCGTCGACGTCCTGGCCGACGCCGACCTGCGGCAACGGCGGGTCGGCCACCTCGCGCAGCGCGACCCCGGCGACCTCGGGGTGGTCGCGGACCAGGCCGCGCAGCCCGGCGAGGGTGGTGGCGCCCAGGACGTCGCCGAGCGCGTGGGGACGGCTGGCTCCCTGGCGGGGCAGCACGACGGCCAGCGGGGTGCGGCCGAGCGCCCCCTCGGCGAGGGCCTGCTCGATCGCCTCGCGCACGGTGAGGTCGGCGCGCAGGGCGATCGGTCCCGGAGCGTCCAGCGCCCCGTCGGGGAGCAGGGCCCGGACCGGGTGCTCCACCCCTTCCTCCAGGAAACCGCTGCCACGCAGCCAGTCGTCGTCGAAGTTCTTGGACAGGTACGAACGACCGGAGTCGGGCAGCAGGACCACGACCACGTCCTGCGGTCCGAGACCCTCGGCCTCGCGCAGGGCCACCGAGACGGCGGCCGCGGCCGACCCGCCGACGAGCAGCCCCTCCTCCCGGGCCAGCCGACGGCCGGTCAGCAGGGCGTCGCGGTCGGAGAACGTCACGATCTCGTCCAGCACCTCGGGGTGGTACGACTCCGGCCACACGTCCTCGACGGTGTCGGGGTGCAGGTAGTGCCCGATGGACTCCACGGCCCACGGGCTGCCGTCGCCGCCGGAGTAGGTGGAACTCTGCGGGTCGACGCCCACGACCCGGACCCGCCCACCGCTGACGGCCTTGAGGTGCTCGCCCGTGCCCGAGACCGTGCCGCCGGTGCCGATCCCCGCGACGAAGGTCGTGATCCGCCCACCCGTCTGGGCCCAGATCTCCGGCCCCGTCGTCTCGCGGTGCGCGGCGGGGTTCGCCGGGTTGTCGTACTGGTTCGCGAGCCACCCCCCGGGGATCTCCTCGGCGAGCCGGACGGCCGTCGCGTGCACGTGGCGGGGGTCGTGGCGCGGGACCCCGCCGGGGACCACGACGACCTCGGCGCCGTAGGCGCGCAGGACCGCGATCTTCTCCCGGCTGGTCTTGTCGGGGACGACCACCACGACGGAGTAGCCGAGCTGGGCACCGACGACGGCCAGCCCCACGCCGGTGTTGCCGGACGTCCCCTCGACGATGGTCCCGCCGGGGCGCAACGACCCGTCGGCTTCGGCACGACGGACCATCCACAGCGCGGCGCGGTCCTTCACGCTGCCGCCGGGGTTGTTCTGCTCGAGCTTGACGTAGACGGCGGCGCTCAGGTGGGCCGCGGTGCGCCGCAGCCGGACCAGCGGGCTGGAGCCGACGGCGTCGAGGACGGATTCGTGGACGGGGCCGCCGGGGGTCTCCAGGCGCAGGTCGTCGGCGGTCCCGGGGATCGGCAGCCGTTCCAGGGTGCTCACGGTGCGGGCCTTTCGGTGGTGGAACGAGTTCGGGGAGGTCGGGTGGGTCACCCGGTGACGTGCGGGCAGCCGGTCAGCGCCGGTGTGGGCGTCGACGACGACACTGCGAGGCGGCCGTGCGGCACAGGTCGACGACCCGACGACGGCGCAGGGGCTCGGGCCGCGGCGGTCGGGGTGCGGGGCCAGGACCGCCGGCACGGGGCGGAACGGCGGGAGAACGGGTGCTCACCTGGACGACCTCCATCGGTCCTGGCGGGAGCACCCGCGCCCGAGGTCGTCGGGGGGTTGCTGCGGCGTCGTCGAGCCAGGTCTCTCAGCCGCTCTGGATGGTTTCCTCACCCACGGTGCCCTTCGGCACGGGGTTTGTCAATTGCCGAACCCGGTTCCACCACAACGGTTGCCGGGAACCCTGGTGCTACAGGTCGCGCCCGTAGCAACGGCTGTGGACGACCGCGTCGTACGGCGGGTACACGGGGACGGGTTCCCAGCCCGCACGCTCGTACAACGCCACGGCCTCGGGCTGGAGGTTCCCCGTCTGCAGCACGAGCCGGCTCACCCCGAGGTCGCGGGCGGACTGCTCGACGCGGCGCAACGCCTCGGCCGCCAGCCCCCGCCGCCGGTGGGCGGGGTCGACGAAGACGCGTTT includes the following:
- a CDS encoding NtaA/DmoA family FMN-dependent monooxygenase (This protein belongs to a clade of FMN-dependent monooxygenases, within a broader family of flavin-dependent oxidoreductases, the luciferase-like monooxygenase (LMM) family, some of whose members use coenzyme F420 rather than FMN.), which gives rise to MEDALPGPKPLLLNLFEMNCVSHITHGLWRLPGNHRHEFNDIGYWTTLARLAEEAQFDAVFLADVLGAYDVYRDGPQTALREGLQIPSNDPMLVVPAMAAVTEHLGFGVTSSTSYEPPFPFARRMSTLDHLTKGRVGWNVVTSYLPNAARNFGLSGQIEHAERYRIADEFMEVVYKLWEGSWDADAVVADRERGVVVEPDRVRPIDHEGTCYRVAGPHLSSPSRQRTPLVIQATASADGIEFAGRHAELVFTGGPDHATVKRTIAAVRAAAERNGRDPLSVKFVVQATVVTGHTESDVVAKLAAHARYDSLEGRLAHASLPFDPLAHPADRTVGDALALEGRLDHPGAAHLPWQRSVGDFTAALARRERTFAAVGTPDAVVAQIEHWLDDVGIDGINLTQQHSYGTLQDFAELVGPRLRERGRRPDGYVPGQTLRERLGGSGPLLPDDHTGARFRRAAVPTP
- a CDS encoding LLM class flavin-dependent oxidoreductase codes for the protein MPTPFHVFLEVDGGGWHPAAWRRSRTTPDQVFSPARLKEFAVTAQAQGLTGLTFEDSTEPNPRNPVGHLDAVQRAAFLAGTTDAIGLLPVAATTYSEPFHVAAQIASLDHSSRGRAGWIATTSPAAAARSVNLPVEADPAGELADVVRTVRALWDSWEDDAVIRDVATGRYVDRDRLHYVDVETDSFSVKGPLTVPRSPQGQSVVAVHARDLTPGTAADVVFSGDERARRTAGGPLVVLDVEVALDTEAHPAADRLTALDADATAPDRGRIRWSGSGEGFARYLSDLAGSVDGVRVHAAVLDEDLRTLLRTTFPALRVARLLQPPTAGATLRSTLGLARPANQFATA
- a CDS encoding NtaA/DmoA family FMN-dependent monooxygenase (This protein belongs to a clade of FMN-dependent monooxygenases, within a broader family of flavin-dependent oxidoreductases, the luciferase-like monooxygenase (LMM) family, some of whose members use coenzyme F420 rather than FMN.) gives rise to the protein MTDDTTELRYPDAVVRFGVFFQGVNHSTIWSDPRSGSQLHHSTFTQLAQTAERGLFDAFFLGEGLRLREQRGKIHDLDVVGRPDALTELATLAGLTSKIGLVATQNTTYNDPADLARRLASLDVLSGGRAAWNVVTTDNAWTGANFRRGGYLDHADRYERAERFVNLAKRVWDSWNGDGFDAVASDDRFFDVEFTPTVPRSAQQHPVLFQAGDSPAGRDFATRTADVIFSRHGTDHADALAFADDIRRRTVAAGRPEGDVLILPGTQIVVADTEAEVEEKARWVLEQQVTPATALSLVGQVWGEDLSGYDPDGPLPAHDPVIEDIDGTRGAHRAGANARSLAQQWRAVAEENKFSLRELVLHHSSERGFAGTASQLADELTFWVRSGASNGFNITPYLVPSGLDDIVDQLVPALQDRGAYPIEYVGDTLREHLGLRAPLTRR
- a CDS encoding ATP-grasp domain-containing protein, with translation MTVVEDTRRWSFAADAEPRVHVVHENPEWFPPFEAALRAAGVPFQEVLLTDGSLDLDAEPAPGVYWSRLSASAHTRGNARTKEYTRAVVAWLEGWGRRVVGGSRVVELEVSKVAQHALLRRNGFDVPRTLAVFGRDDLSTRARELEAPFITKHNQGGKGLGVRRFDTHDEFDAYVASPDFEEPADGITLLQEYLRSAQPFITRAEFVGGRFVYAVRVDTSAGSFELCPADACEVPTSGQTLEACVVDSPQGLFSLREEITADTPLVKRYEDLLRGAGIEIAGIEFLETADGRTVTYDVNTNTNYNPAVEAVAPRSGPGEIAAYLGALLRTETSHRP